The nucleotide sequence CCACACCCAATATCACATGTATGCTGTAACTATATCAACCAAGTATTTCCCAAAACCAGGAGAATGAATACTAAAAAGAAAGTTCTTAATTATCAGAATCATTGCTGGTAGATGTTAAAAAGTGTTAAATAGTAAAACCACTTGTTCACAAAATGCACTTCAGAGTACAAATAGTACTAACATCAGTGAAACCTGACCAATGAACTGAAGCTCAATGCTGATGGGAACTTTGTGTGCCATTCTAGGATGCCAATTAGTAGGCCAAAATGACCACTTgatacctgccccccccctcctttttaatactattactaatgattttAGAAGTACTGACATGCTAATGTTATCAACTATACTACACTATTAGCAACAAACaaaatttttgaaaatcaagagCAATTAGTAATTAACTGGCAAAATAGGAAGGACTAATAATCAACTCATAACAAAACTCATGAGATGGTAAACAGCAAGTAACTTCTTTGAAGTTTGGTCATGGGGTGAATTTTGGAGTTCAAGTAGTTATTATGGGCATAATGCGGATGCACTCCATATTTAGACTTGTGCAGTTAACCCCTTCCTGACAGGTCACGTCTCTCGgagccaaagcgctccgaggtagtgattcagcttgatgtacagAACTACCGCGCTCAaggtcagcatttttttttttttttttttttttttttttagttttctacacccgtcaccaaggggttaattacACCATAAAGAATGAAAACATGCTTTCTTTAAAATATAAGCACTGAACTACTATACTCTAACATCCTCAATGATTATAGCCAAATGTTCAGCACACAATAAGATCAGCTTGAGGCACATGGCATAGCTATACATGATCCAGAAAGAGTCCAGTCATGTCATAATGTGCACGTACATGCCATCTATCGGGACTGGGTTAAAACAGTGCAGAACACACTAGTTCAAGTTTAATAAAATATCAAACATATCCACTACACCACTAAGCAAGAAAAGGCTTTGAATAACGGACTCAGAGCAATGAAAGGACTGCATACAAGCATCAAAGAACTATAACATGAACTTCAATGGTTCTTTACAATGCACATTTAAAACAttctttcattaattttcatAAGGTATAAAGGAATACCAcatggagggggaaaaaaaaaactggcaagtCCTTTATTTGCTATACAAAATCTGTAGAAAGTAAAGGGATGCTCTcaattgataataaaagaaaccTTGTTGGGGCCTCCagcaaaaagataataaaactacCCTCTTTAGTGTGACAAGACAACTTGTTACTCGTCAAGAAAGCAATCCAAGCTCTTTCTTGCCATATATACATGGTTTGTTAAACATGTTCCAAATTTAATCAGTGAAAGTATACAACCGGACCACATCCTTCAGTGTTCATAAAGTTAAAGTATAAACTTTCTAGGGTTATACGGCAACTGCATTAGTAAGGTTTTCAGTTCATGTGCCTATTTCTGTGCCTATTTCATTGGAGGGACAGTCTTGTTGTAATTTTTTTACAAGTGTGCAGACCTGCTAAAAAACatctagggaataaataaaaggatggagaggttaggcttggattttgggttcgcataccctggttttgggacttcatCCCTGAAGGGCAAATTATTTGGAAACAAATACCCCAGCCCCTTTCCATTTTTCACACAAATGTGTGCACATGCATCCCAGCTGTTAGATTGGTTCATGAAGGGAAAAACCCATCACCATAGGGTTATTTTACTGCTGTAAATTAATGCTAATTAATGTAACTCTCCCAAAGTTATCTACCCTTACAGAGAGGATTTTGCTACAACTGTTTAAATATCCATTACTCAAGAACTACGCAACTACAGGTAAGCTTGCTAAATATACCAATACACAATTCTACACAAGCAAAACTTACCGAGGACATTCTGGGTTCGTGTGGCTAGAATGATGATCTCTGTACGGGCAGGTGTGTGGCGCACCTGGACACCCGAGTAGCCATCCTCAGCCAACTCATTGGTGAGGAATCTGTTCAGCTCGGCTCTGAACGCACCGTCCTTGACGAACtgttgaagaaaaaaacactttagCAACAAACTTCACATAACTCATGATCTGCCCAACCATGAAATTCGTATTAATGAAGGCAGATACATTCATATGGATGGTGGTACTTGTGAATAGGGTAACAGGTAATGACAATAGAGGGGGTTATCAAGATGAGCATTATAGCTCTCAAAACCAATTCTCTGTATAAAGTTATTGCACATGTTCTCTCCAAATCCACCTGAAACGTGCTACTGATTTGTAGGCTCACCACAAGCTCAGTCTGATAGCCTCCAGTCCTTCCGATGGGCACTTCGTAGTGAAACGAAGCGCACAATTTCAACGGAAAGGCCTGTTGCGTGGTACCATATTTTTTGTATGCCGTACGCTACGGTCCGAGATAGTTCCCCTAGCAGAAGACGcgtacattgtttacaaacaGCTAATGAACACATGGCAGGTTGTAGCAATAGGCCAAAGCACAAGATTCTGTCAAAGCTTGAATTCACTCCACATACGATAAGTATCTAAAAGGTCTTAAAATTCAACCATGATGATCCAATGTGCTTTCAGTCATTCCGAGAGGGCAGACGGTAAAGCTGCTGCAGTGAGCTAGACACTGGCCAGTGGCAGACATGTGGAGATAAAGTCATTAAATAATTACTTTTCATCAATttcaactaagaaaaaaaaaaagtgtcgaaTTAAATTGATTGAAATCAAGCACTCACTACTTGTACGTTTAAGAGTATTAAAAGCGCTGCCAATTTACATCGTTAGCGTCACATGCTGGaccaaatcataaaaaaactgataataataagtgatgttCAATAATTCCTTTACTTGTATATCTATCCCTTTTACAATCTCAGAGAATGCAATTTTAAAATAGCTATCATGGTTCCTACTCCTAAATACATAGACATTTTAAATCAACGCCACCTCCTCgacgcaaaataaataaataaaacgcgaATTACGGAAAACGAATTCGAACTCGAGCACAAGACCAACACGGGGTCGAGAAAAACAAGCCAGCGTGACACACAACGGATATTCCTAAATCTTACTTCGTCCTGAACACATTTCCAGCATAGATAAACCAACAAAACGGATTATAAGGCGAGAATTCCGATCGAGAAGCGACACACTCCCGAAGGACGCGATTAAACAAAACCCACGACGTCGCCCTCGCACAACACGCCGAACGCATGTTTTCCCCGAACACCACTTCTCGCGTCATTTTCTCGCCCAACCACTCCAATCGAGCCCCTAAAAAACCCCACACGAAATACCACCAATACCAAAATATCTTTCCTTCACATTTTGAAAGGGTATAAGCACAAGAAACGGCCCAAATCGACTCAAAATAagcaccttcttcttcttgttgatCGCGGTCGCCATCTTGACGGAAAGAGCGAGTGCGGGCGACTGAGGGCTCGGGCTGCCTTCTGGTAAATAAgtcactgtctctttttctgtttctcctttccaaTTGGGATTATTTATATGCACGGTATTTTCCGTtggcttttcttttatttttaaaaagaaatatacgtCCTGGAGATGGCACCGGTTTAAATTTTTGATAATATGAAGGTAAAGGATTTCATCATGTTGGTCGGCTAAATGTCCCTGCATTATTATCTGTTGAATTTAGgaacatatttattaattcatgataataatagaaccTACACATACAGATAATACAAAACCTAGAAGGTAATTTACAAGTACGAACACGGAAAATATTTCCCTAAAACTATTTCAATGACTGCAGCACAAAACTTTTACTACCCTATTCTAAAGCcattaacattaatgaaaattccCTTACAATTTAACAAAATTATATTCAGCTtaaaagataattattttttcctgGGTTGCGCATCTCGCCCATCACTTGTTTCTAAACCACAACAAGACTCACGCAGGGATTCGACAAATTTCAATTTTTCTTCAATAATGGAATCTTTAGGAGCAGGAAGAATGTCTTCATCGCAACGAGAGGATCTCATGGACCAAGTTAAACAACAGATAGTTATTGCCAACACGCAAGAACTGCTTACGGTGAGAAAAAAGGCATTTATTAAACTCGAAAAACCGGCGTCGTCTGCATTCTGGATGAAAGAAAttgcataatatatttatttcataaattTGTTTGAAGTTGTGGCTATGGAATGTTAATAAAGTGATTGTAGTAATGTAGATTTTGATTTAGAGCTCCATAGGTGATTCTTGTAATTTATTTTTACACGATTTGTATTTTGAGAACATGCCTGGCCAGTCGAGCATTTACTTGACCCCCTAAAGACGGTATACAGAACAGCTTCTGTAATTTGGTATTCATATTACCTAGACGAAAgaggataagatttttttttttttaattatttgcatCTATTAATATACTCGTCACTTTTTGTTTCCATTCTGAGATTTTTATTTCACGAATTCAATGAAATTGTGGTTTTCATAGCGAAAGACAGCAAAAGTTAAACTGCATTCTTAAATGTCAGATTGCAATTGATTTTCAACAAAGCTTAAAGtctatttttcctgttttatgcACACGGAACTCTGCAGTTTGATGTCATGCTTGGTTAAAAGGACCCCCGCACAGCACAACATAGATAATTACATTTTAAAGCTTTTGTATAgctttgataaatattttttttcatagttttccaaaaagaaaaaaaaatcctgaataaATGGACATAGAATATATTCATACTAATCAAAATGTTGTTCTTTTTAAATATCCTCTTAGATTtgaaatttaattatataaaactGGAGCAGAAATACTTTTCTAAAGGAAATAGGAttcttattgtcaatattgtgtGCTTACATCGTATGACCTCAAGTTtcttgtcttaaatgttaccaagattatgataaaaagattaaaatcatagcatcagtaataataattacagtattgatatcaattttattaatTGTATCCTTAATTTAAAGAATTCCATTTGGTACGAGGAtttctttttctacattttatttacttgtgtgtagtaatatatttatagtatttcTACTAGGAATCCTAGATGTGTAATGTGTAGATGAGTGGGTTTCTTTTTTGTGAGattatccttttttccttttcaatttcaACCCTGTGTCAACTTCAACATATCAAGTCCACTGTGATTATAGTTTGttaattgtatttatacataagagtataatcaccaaggagtcagtcatTAGTCTTATCTAtatcatttgttttctctttttcttaatttttggaaAAGAGTATTTGCTTTttaatatttattgctattaatatttcaGTGACATTAACATAGTCATATtgtcaataataagaataatagtattaatatcaaaaacatttttttttaaaatcccaAAATATGAGAGTGGAGAAGTTAGATAAAGTTATACTAATTGCCTCCTTGGTGGCTTAGCACTTGTGAAGCtatttatgtgtaaacaaaattcacaaagcaAAAGTACAGTTGACATTACAATTGGTAAATCTTGTTGGAATGTATGGCTAGCCAGTGTACTAGTAACTCTTGTTATATTGGCTATTTTATGTATGTCTAAAAGCATATTGCAGAGTATTActgtctttacttttctttcagaaaatgggagagaagtgCTTCACCAAATGTATTCCAAAACCTGGATCCTCCTTAGATAGCTCAGAACAGGTAAGATTAATTAAATTTTCGTTTTCTGTAATGATAATTaagtttgattttcttcttcAGTAAAGTACTGATTGTGAAATAAATGTACTTCATTGAATTATGATATACATCCAAGATTTAAATGTTTCCCATGGAAATGTTATAAACTTTAATACAGTAGATGTTGCCAACTTACAGATTAGTTTGTCTCTTGGAAATACACAGGAATTTCAAGTTACGCATACTAATCAATAACATACATTCATTATAATTTGCATAGTGTAGCAGAAACAGATATTtagattatgtttatataaaaggccaaaagaaaaacaaaacctcAGGAATAGCTTGACTTGGCTATTCTGTAACCCAACCTTTTCATATTTACATTGTTTGTAGGCCCTTTTTTATAGGTttgatatattatgtacattagTATTTTCTGCCTGTCACAGAAAATTCAGGTCTGTGCTTTTAGTTTTCCAGTAAAATCCTGTATTATATTGATTCCATCTCCAATTCAGATATTTCTCAATGAAAATAGTTATCAGTGCAGTTTTTAgataggatcccccccccccccatcccttgcttgttgttgtcGTGGGAGGCCTTATGAGACAGAGCCTGGGGACCAATAT is from Penaeus chinensis breed Huanghai No. 1 chromosome 36, ASM1920278v2, whole genome shotgun sequence and encodes:
- the LOC125044769 gene encoding mitochondrial import inner membrane translocase subunit Tim13-like: MESLGAGRMSSSQREDLMDQVKQQIVIANTQELLTKMGEKCFTKCIPKPGSSLDSSEQKCLAMCMDRYMDSWNLVSRTYTSRLQREKNFQ